One Lepisosteus oculatus isolate fLepOcu1 chromosome 13, fLepOcu1.hap2, whole genome shotgun sequence genomic region harbors:
- the LOC102698440 gene encoding unconventional myosin-VIIa, which translates to MVVLRQGDHVWVDSGTGVLIGAEVKLSDTGQLLLIDDEGKEHWVSGKTKESIRPMHPTSVKGVDDMIRLGDLNEAGLLRNLMIRHKEGIIYTYTGSILVAVNPYQLLPLYTADHVHRYTNRRLGELPPHVFAIADSCYFNMRRNRKDQCCIISGESGAGKTESTKLMLQFLAAVSGQHSWIEQQILEANPILEAFGNAKTIRNDNSSRFGKYIDIYFNKSGVIEGARVDQYLLEKSRVCRQAPEERNYHIFYCMLMGMTAEQKNLLSLGNASEYSYLTVGNCTSCEGRDDIKEYAHIRSAMKILTFTDNNFWEITKLLAALLHLGNLDFEAAVYNNMESCDVQASLHFTTAAKLLEVNPKVLEVSLTNRSFMTNRESVSKPLSCEQAVDGRDAFVKAIYSRLFVWIVNKINSAVYTAPPADPSHVRQSIGLLDIFGFENFNNNSFEQLCINFANEQLQQFFVKHVFKLEQDEYAQENIGWLHIDFNDNQHTLDVLASKSLNILALIEEESHFPKATDTTMLNKINSIHGKSNIYLPPKSKHDMQFGIQHFAGAVYYNAKGFLEKNRDALSSDSIHLVKTSSNKLLKTIFEADLISDTVKTVNPKMIIKPKNSVKATDARKQVPTLSGQFRQSLDSLMKTLTACQPFFIRCIKPNDYKKPMLFDRDLCMRQLRYSGMMETIRIRKSGYPIRYAFDEFLERYHVLLKTSVCDPKKETPETCCSSICESVISAEGDWKIGKTKIFLKDYHDTMLELERDRALHEKATLIQRVLRGYKYRKRFVKQKKAAVVIQKTWRGHKCRKQYRVVQLGFARLQAQCRSRQLSHRYQQMREAAVLLQAHCRGYLLRKDCRRKREAVVVLQAHARGMLARRSVTRMKEEAHLSAQERLTQEMERRRQREEVLSRKCEASSKSESISEQEMVDNIFGFLPTMVGGQEGQAPAGFADLEGRKADLEEVDLDEVPMAETPQEEYDDIDEYSFSKFASMYFQGAATHTYIRKRLRQPLLFHEDEGDSLASLTVWWIILRFMGDIPEPRQRAPENKGLGSLGERSIQEKLGPRQGRRLSHLVGLDQKLLRRNKKAAKSSGGTRNKRQSVVQEEPVLQPLKEEDDVLVGEGPTLDRPMTALEKLHFIVGNGIVRRNIRDEIYCQICKQLVENGNQSSYFRGWILLSLCLGIFPPSERLSKYLLNFIRSGPAGYAPYCVERLRRTLTNGVRGEPPSWMELQATKTKKPIVVSVTLMDGRMMSVPLDSASTAQEVCKFIAQKIKLSDIFGFSVYIAIYEKVWSLGGGKDHVLDAISQCEQEVKRQGGQEQHAPWRLYFRKEIFTPWHDCSIDSTSTDLIYRQLIRGIRSGEYQCDKEDDMVQLAAKHFYVQFGSDSGGDNAKKVVQDCINNSLLEAKSEAKWIQLVGDAYTKSPYIKTKINPDTVKAEVIDFGRHKWPLFFSRFFEVVKFSGPALPKNTFIVAINWTGISFVDEKERVLLVLSYPEVVGVNTSRSEKTHGQTVTLATLKGDFVLNSPNAANIADLLVMFLEGLKERSQYAVALQEASKQDDATFLSFKKGELIVLIQDDEYSPQRGWVKGKNERTGQMGAVSTDAICILPTLIKPTNEVLTLMTLSPEQRKTVAQTAQKDEATNDHRVALVSLKEFSFDYFRDPHKDNMNRPVMTKSRARERLWANSREPIKQPLLKRLVGKGEVSHQACLCFIAIMKYMGDYPTKQVRSPLELTDQIFGPPTQDEGLRDEVYCQIMKQMTDNHNRYSIENGWQLLWLCCGLFPPSQALLKHAQRFLESRRREPLAADCLQRMQAALRAEPRKLPPHQVEIDAIQQMSTQIFHKVHFPNDTEEIFEVGSHTRIRDLCHDIAAKLNLISADGFSLFLKTPDKVLSLNEAEYFFDSLRQITDWTRKVKRVKDGGPVNVPYLVFFMRKLWFNVTPGKDIQADIIFHYTQELPKYLRGYHRCSKEDMINIAALIFKLKFNNDKSEFVMIPKMLKELVPNDQLKLMSAEEWRKNIIASYNKHASLTVNDTKVAILKIIHRWPTFGCAFFEVKQTSEPAFPDIIMIAISKQGVTLIHPKSKDVLASYPFNKIANWCSGSTYFHMTIGNLIKGNKILCETSLGYKMDDLLTSYVTMYLNERNAVHARTNRFPA; encoded by the exons ATGGTTGTTTTAAGACAG GGAGACCATGTGTGGGTGGACTCAGGAACTGGGGTGCTGATAGGAGCAGAGGTGAAGCTCTCCGACACTGGCCAGCTCCTGCTGATCGACGATGAAGGGAAG GAACATTGGGTCAGTGGAAAAACAAAGGAGTCTATTCGGCCCATGCACCCAACTTCTGTCAAGGGAGTGGATGACATGATCAGGCTTGGTGATCTCAATGAAGCTGGCCTCCTCAGAAACCTCATGATTCGGCACAAGGAGGGTATCATATAC ACCTACACAGGCTCCATCCTGGTGGCAGTGAACCCCTACCAGCTGTTACCGCTTTACACCGCCGACCATGTGCACCGCTACACGAACCGGAGACTCGGGGAGCTTCCTCCTCACGTCTTCGCCATCGCCGACAGCTGCTACTTCAACATGCGCCGCAATCGTAAAGACCAGTGCTGCATCATTAG TGGCGAATCAGGAGCAGGGAAGACAGAGAGCACCAAGCTGATGCTTCAGTTCTTGGCAGCCGTCAGCGGCCAGCATTCCTGGATAGAGCAACAGATCCTCGAAGCAAATCCCATTCTGGAAG CCTTTGGAAATGCAAAGACAATCCGTAACGACAACTCCAGCCGTTTCGGGAAGTACATTGATATCTACTTTAACAAGAGTGGAGTTATCGAGGGTGCCCGTGTGGACCAGTACCTGCTGGAAAAATCTCGGGTGTGTCGGCAG GCTCCGGAGGAAAGAAACTATCACATCttttattgcatgctgatgGGTATGACCGCAGAGCAGAAAAATCTACTTTCTCTAGGAAATGCATCTGAGTACAGCTACCTGACAGTG GGAAACTGCACAAGCTGTGAGGGCCGGGATGACATCAAAGAGTATGCCCACATTCGCTCAGCCATGAAGATCCTGACCTTCACAGATAATAACTTCTGGGAAATCACAAAACTGCTTGCTGCTTTGCTGCATCTGGGAAACCTGGATTTTGAAG ctgcTGTCTATAATAACATGGAGAGCTGTGATGTTCAAGCATCCCTTCATTTTACCACAGCAGCCAAGCTTCTTGAG GTTAATCCAAAAGTGCTGGAAGTCAGCCTGACAAACCGCTCCTTCATGACCAACAGAGAAAGTGTCTCTAAACCCCTCAGCTGTGAACAGGCTGTGGATGGGAGGGATGCTTTTGTCAAG GCAATCTACAGCAGACTGTTTGTGTGGATTGTGAACAAGATTAACTCTGCCGTTTACACGGCCCCTCCTGCTGACCCCAGTCATGTCCGCCAATCTATTGGCCTCCTGGATATCTTCGGGTTTGAGAACTTCAACAATAACAG CTTTGAGCAGCTATGCATAAACTTTGCCAACGAGCAGCTGCAGCAGTTCTTTGTGAAGCACGTGTTTAAGCTCGAGCAGGATGAGTATGCTCAGGAGAACATTGGCTGGCTGCACATTGACTTTAATGACAACCAGCACACACTGGACGTTCTGGCCAGCAAGTCCCTTAATATCCTTGCACTCATTGAAGAAGAGAGCCACTTCCCAAAG GCTACTGACACCACCATGCTTAACAAGATAAACTCAATACATGGCAAAAGCAACATCTATCTGCCCCCCAAGAGCAAGCATGATATGCAATTTGGGATCCAGCATTTTGCTGGGGCTGTCTACTACAATGCAAAAG GTTTTCTGGAGAAGAACCGAGATGCGCTAAGTTCTGACTCCATCCACCTGGTGAAGACATCCTCCAACAAACTCTTGAAAACTATCTTTGAAGCTGATCTTATTTCCGATACTGTAAAGACTGTCAATCCCAAGATGATAATCAAGCCTAAGAACTCTGTTAAG GCCACAGACGCCAGAAAGCAGGTGCCCACACTCAGCGGCCAGTTTCGCCAGTCGCTTGACTCCCTGATGAAGACTCTCACTGCCTGCCAGCCTTTCTTCATCCGGTGTATCAAGCCCAATGACTACAAGAAACCCATG CTTTTTGATCGGGATCTATGTATGCGACAGCTACGATATTCAGGGATGATGGAAACCATTAGAATCCGAAAATCGGGATATCCTATCCGTTACGCATTTGATGAGTTTCTGGAGAGGTACCATGTACTTCTGAAAACGTCTGTCTGTGATCCGAAAAAG GAAACCCCTGAGACATGCTGTAGCTCCATCTGCGAATCTGTCATCAGCGCAGAAGGGGACTGGAAAATTGGAAAAACTAAGATCTTTCTCAAG GATTACCATGACACAATGCTGGAGCTGGAACGAGACAGGGCCCTTCATGAAAAAGCTACACTCATTCAGAGAGTCCTTCGAGGCTACAAGTATAG GAAACGCTTTGTAAAACAGAAGAAGGCAGCCGTGGTTATTCAGAAAACCTGGCGAGGACACAAGTGCAGGAAGCAGTACAGAGTG GTCCAGCTGGGTTTTGCTCGCCTGCAGGCTCAGTGCCGGAGTAGGCAGCTCTCCCACCGCTACCAGCAGATGCGGGAGGCTGCGGTCCTGCTGCAAGCGCATTGCCGCGGTTACCTGCTGCGGAAGGATTGCCGTCGGAAGAGAGAGGCGGTGGTAGTGCTTCAGGCTCATGCTCGAGGGATGCTGGCCAGGAGGTCCGTCACTAGGATGAAGGAAGAG GCACACCTCTCTGCCCAGGAGCGGCTCACCCAGGAAATGGAGAGGCGGCGCCAGCGTGAAGAGGTGCTCAGCAGGAAGTGCGAGGCCAGCTCCAAGTCGGAATCCATCAGCGAACAGGAGATGGTGGACAATATTTTTGGTTTCCTGCCTACAATGGTTGGAGGGCAGGAAGGACAAGCGCCTGCTGGCTTTGCG GACCTCGAGGGGAGGAAGGCAGACCTGGAAGAGGTGGACTTGGATGAGGTACCGATGGCGGAGACTCCGCAGGAAGAGTACGATGACATCGATGAGTACTCCTTCTCCAAATTTGCATCCATGTATTTCCAAGGAGCTGCAACACACACCTACATCCGCAAAAGACTCCGCCAACCCCTCCTCTTCCATGAAGATGAAGGAGATTCCCTG GCTTCTCTCACTGTGTGGTGGATCATCCTTCGCTTCATGGGCGATATTCCTGAACCCAGACAGCGGGCTCCTGAGAACAAGGGTCTTGGCAGTCTGGGAGAAAGGTCTATTCAGGAGAAACTGGGGCCACGGCAAGGGCGACGTCTCAGCCATCTGGTTGGGCTAGATCAG AAACTTCTGCGAAGAAACAAAAAAGCTGCAAAGTCCTCAGGCGGGACTCGGAACAAAAGGCAGTCTGTAGTGCAGGAGGAG CCAGTGCTGCAGCCTCTGAAGGAAGAGGATGATGTGCTGGTGGGAGAAGGACCTACTTTGGATCGACCAATGACTGCCCTGGAAAAGTTGCATTTCATTGTAGGCAATGGCATTGTCAGACGAAACATCAG GGATGAGATCTACTGTCAGATCTGCAAGCAGCTAGTGGAGAATGGGAATCAAAGCAGCTACTTCCGTGGCTGGATTCTGCTCTCCTTATGTCTTGGAATCTTCCCTCCTTCTGAACGTCTCAGTAAG TACCTCTTGAATTTCATTCGGTCTGGGCCTGCAGGCTACGCACCCTACTGCGTTGAGAGACTACGTCGTACTCTGACCAATGGAGTGCGTGGTGAGCCACCTAGCTGGATGGAGCTGCAG GCAACCAAGACCAAAAAGCCAATAGTGGTGTCTGTGACCTTGATGGATGGCCGAATGATGAGTGTACCCCTGGATTCAGCATCTACTGCTCAAGAGGTCTGCAAGTTCATTGCCCAGAAAATAAAGCTGAGTGACATCTTTGGATTCTCAGTCTACATTGCCATCTATGAGAAG GTGTGGTCACTGGGCGGCGGTAAGGACCATGTACTGGATGCCATATCTCAGTGCGAGCAGGAGGTGAAGAGGCAGGGCGGTCAGGAGCAGCATGCCCCGTGGCGCCTATATTTCCGGAAGGAGATTTTCACCCCCTGGCACGACTGCAGCATAGATTCCACTAGCACCGATCTCATCTACAGGCAGCTGATCCGTGGCATCAGATCTGGGGAGTACCAGTGTGACAAG GAAGATGACATGGTCCAGCTTGCTGCAAAGCATTTTTATGTGCAGTTTGGGTCAGACAGTGGTGGGGACAATGCTAAGAAAGTGGTTCAGGACTGCATCAACAACTCTCTACTGGAGGCCAAGTCAGAAGCCAAGTGGATACAGCTGGTCGGTGATGCATATACCAAG AGCCCTTACATCAAGACAAAGATTAATCCAGACACTGTCAAAGCAGAAGTCATCGATTTTGGTCGCCACAAATGGCCTTTATTTTTCTCCAGGTTCTTTGAAGTTGTGAAGTTTTCAG GTCCTGCTTTACCTAAAAACACCTTCATTGTTGCCATTAACTGGACCGGCATATCTTTTGTGGATGAAAAGGAGAGGGTGCTCCTGGTGCTGTCTTACCCAGAGGTGGTTGGTGTTAACACAAGCAG GTCGGAAAAGACACACGGACAAACAGTCACTCTGGCCACGCTGAAGGGTGATTTTGTTCTCAATTCTCCCAACGCTGCCAATATCGCAGACTTGCTGGTCATGTTTCTTGAAGGACTGAAGGAACGGTCACAATATGCTGTGGCTTTGCAGGAAGCCAGTAAGCAGG atGATGCCACTTTTCTGAGTTTTAAGAAAGGAGAACTTATTGTTCTGATCCAAGACGATGAGTATTCTCCTCAGCGTGGCTGGGTAAAGGGTAAAAACGAGCGAACTGGCCAAATGGGAGCAGTCTCTACTGATGCCATTTGTATCCTACCCACTCTCATCAAACCCACTAATGAAGTTCTG ACGCTGATGACATTATCTCCAGAGCAGAGGAAGACAGTGGCTCAGACTGCTCAAAAGGATGAAGCCACTAATGACCACAGGGTGGCTCTGGTCTCCCTCAAAGAATTTTCCTTTGATTACTTCAG GGACCCCCACAAGGACAATATGAATCGCCCGGTCATGACCAAGAGCAGAGCGCGGGAGAGGCTGTGGGCCAACTCACGGGAGCCCATCAAGCAGCCTCTGCTGAAGAGACTGGTCGGGAAAGGGGAGGTCAGCCACCAGGCCTGCCTGTGCTTCATTG CCATCATGAAGTACATGGGAGATTACCCCACTAAGCAAGTCCGCAGTCCTCTGGAGCTCACAGACCAGATCTTCGGCCCACCAACACAGGACGAGGGTCTGAGAGATGAAGTCTACTGCCAGATCATGAAGCAGATGACTGACAACCACAATAG GTACAGTATAGAGAATGGCTGGCAGCTGCTGTGGCTGTGCTGTGGTCTCTTCCCCCCCAGCCAGGCTCTGCTGAAGCACGCCCAGCGCTTTCTGGAGTCACGCCGTAGAGAACCCCTGGCGGCAGACTGCCTGCAGAGGATGCAGGCAGCCCTGAG GGCTGAGCCAAGGAAACTTCCCCCTCACCAAGTAGAGATTGATGCTATTCAGCAGATGAGCACTCAGATCTTTCACAAAGTGCACTTCCCCAATGACACTGAGGAG ATCTTTGAGGTTGGATCCCACACCAGGATCCGGGATCTCTGTCATGATATTGCTGCAAAACTGAACCTGATATCAGCAGATGGATTCAGCCTTTTCTTGAAAACCCCTGACAAG GTGCTCAGTTTGAATGAAGCAGAATACTTCTTTGACAGCCTGAGACAAATAACCGATTGGACCAGAAAAGTGAAAAGAGTCAAAGATG gaggaCCAGTAAATGTGCCTTACCTTGTGTTCTTTATGAGAAAACTCTGGTTCAATGTGACCCCTGGAAAAGATATACAAGCTGACATCATCTTTCACTACACACAG GAGCTGCCAAAATACCTGCGGGGTTACCACCGGTGTAGCAAGGAGGACATGATCAATATAGCTGCCCTCATCTTCAAACTGAAGTTCAACAATGACAAGTCAGAGTTTGTCATGATTCCAAAGATGTTGAAAGAGCTGGTTCCCAATGACCAGCTCAAACTCATGTCTGCGGAGGAATGGAGGAAG AACATAATTGCTTCCTATAACAAGCATGCTAGCCTGACAGTGAATGACACAAAAGTGGCAATTCTGAAAATCATCCACCGATGGCCCACTTTTGGATGTGCTTTCTTTGAAGTGAAG CAAACATCTGAACCTGCTTTTCCAGATATCATAATGATAGCTATCAGCAAACAAGGAGTCACACTCATTCACCCCAAATCTAAG GATGTCCTGGCTTCTTACCCTTTTAACAAAATAGCAAACTGGTGCAGTGGAAGTACCTATTTTCACATGACCATTGGTAATCTGATCAAAGGAAACAAAATTCTGTGTGAGACTTCATTG GGTTACAAGATGGATGACCTTTTGACGTCATATGTAACGATGTACCTTAATGAGAGGAATGCTGTCCACGCCAGGACAAATCGCTTTCCTGCCTGA